The Blochmannia endosymbiont of Colobopsis nipponica genome has a segment encoding these proteins:
- a CDS encoding YicC/YloC family endoribonuclease: protein MTAFARHIIQNKWGSAAWEIRSVNQRYLEINIILPEQFSELKEIIYKNIKTHLTRGRIECILQSNMDLDNVNILDINKKMLNQLTCIIKKIKKKNGEGEIDIIKILNWPGILIKKKKNLNNNNIQSELLKCFHSVLGDFINNRKREGAAIKEIIEQKLSIIKIELNNIKDKIPTILIEKRKQLLKKIEEIKFHVDVNRTEQELFIFAQKSDISEEIDLLNLYLKETENILKKEKGAIGRKLDFMMQELNRETNTVTSKSSNIYITKSAIEIKTLIEQIREQAQNIE, encoded by the coding sequence ATGACAGCATTTGCAAGACATATAATACAAAATAAATGGGGATCTGCTGCCTGGGAAATACGTTCTGTTAACCAACGTTACCTAGAAATTAATATTATCTTACCTGAACAATTTAGTGAACTAAAAGAAATAATTTACAAAAATATAAAAACACATTTAACTCGCGGTAGAATAGAATGTATATTACAGTCTAATATGGATTTAGATAACGTTAACATATTAGATATAAATAAAAAAATGCTTAATCAATTAACATGTATAATAAAAAAAATAAAGAAAAAAAACGGTGAAGGAGAAATAGACATTATAAAAATATTAAATTGGCCTGGAATATTAATTAAAAAAAAAAAGAATTTGAACAATAACAACATTCAATCTGAACTACTTAAATGTTTTCACTCAGTATTAGGTGACTTCATAAACAATAGAAAAAGAGAAGGAGCTGCAATAAAAGAAATAATCGAACAAAAACTATCTATCATAAAGATAGAACTTAATAATATCAAAGATAAAATACCTACAATTCTTATTGAAAAACGCAAACAGTTATTAAAAAAAATTGAAGAAATTAAATTTCATGTAGATGTAAATAGAACAGAGCAAGAACTATTCATTTTTGCTCAAAAATCTGATATTTCGGAAGAAATAGATCTTTTAAATTTATATCTAAAAGAAACTGAAAACATTCTCAAAAAAGAAAAAGGGGCAATTGGTAGAAAATTAGATTTTATGATGCAAGAACTTAATAGAGAAACAAATACCGTCACATCTAAATCTAGTAACATTTATATAACAAAATCAGCAATCGAAATAAAAACATTAATTGAACAAATTAGAGAACAAGCACAAAATATAGAATAA
- a CDS encoding class I SAM-dependent methyltransferase, giving the protein MSNKYNNDITDFGFRFVKKNEKTLMVFNIFSSVATKYDLMNDLMSFGIHRTWKRRLIKYSEVSYGHHVLDIAGGTGDLTVYFAGLVGDQGVVVLADINDVMLKEGRKKLRNLGLIRNIFYVQANVEALPFLNEKFDCVSMSFGFRNVTEKERALRSIYRVLKYGGRFLLLEFSQPSSGFLNTLYDIYSFYFLPKLGKLIVNDADSYRYLVESIRMHPSQDIIRNMMLNTGFCKVEYLNMTGGIVALHRGYKFN; this is encoded by the coding sequence ATGTCAAATAAATATAATAATGATATTACAGATTTTGGTTTTCGTTTTGTAAAGAAAAACGAAAAGACCCTGATGGTTTTTAATATTTTTAGTTCTGTGGCAACGAAGTATGATTTAATGAATGATTTAATGTCTTTTGGTATTCACCGTACTTGGAAACGAAGATTAATTAAATATAGTGAGGTTAGTTATGGACATCATGTTTTAGATATTGCTGGAGGTACTGGTGATTTGACTGTTTACTTCGCTGGTTTAGTAGGTGATCAAGGTGTGGTTGTGTTGGCTGATATTAACGATGTTATGCTAAAGGAAGGTCGCAAAAAATTACGTAATTTAGGATTAATTAGAAATATATTTTATGTTCAAGCAAATGTTGAAGCATTACCTTTTTTAAATGAGAAATTTGATTGTGTTTCTATGTCTTTTGGTTTTCGTAATGTTACTGAAAAAGAACGAGCGTTGCGTTCAATTTATAGAGTATTAAAATATGGTGGTAGATTTTTGCTTTTAGAATTTTCCCAACCATCATCTGGTTTTTTAAATACACTTTATGATATTTATTCTTTTTATTTTTTACCAAAACTTGGTAAATTAATCGTAAATGATGCAGATAGTTATCGTTATCTTGTTGAATCAATACGTATGCATCCTAGTCAAGATATTATAAGAAATATGATGTTGAATACTGGTTTTTGTAAAGTTGAGTATTTGAATATGACTGGGGGTATAGTTGCTTTACATCGTGGATATAAATTTAATTAA
- the dsbA gene encoding thiol:disulfide interchange protein DsbA, giving the protein MKKKILAFIACLFLSINVFSSSFYEGQQYIKLCNPVSDAPQLLEFFSFYCPHCYQFEEVYQISTKIKKFLPYDIKIVRYHVDFLGKMGKQLTRAWAVAVAMGIEDEINRLIFEAVHKNKNMSINSFEDIRRVFLQFGVNPEQYDLFWNSSFVNNLVNQQQKAVADFKLRGVPAIFVNGKYMIKNDALDTSSVDKYIKQFGELLSVLIEK; this is encoded by the coding sequence ATGAAAAAAAAAATTTTGGCATTTATAGCATGTTTGTTTTTATCTATTAATGTATTTTCATCAAGTTTTTATGAAGGGCAACAATATATTAAGTTGTGTAATCCTGTTAGTGATGCACCTCAATTATTAGAATTTTTTTCTTTTTATTGTCCTCATTGTTATCAATTTGAAGAAGTTTATCAAATTTCTACTAAAATCAAAAAATTTTTACCTTATGATATTAAAATAGTTAGATATCATGTTGATTTTTTAGGTAAAATGGGTAAACAGTTAACGCGTGCTTGGGCTGTAGCAGTAGCTATGGGGATAGAAGATGAAATTAATCGATTAATTTTCGAAGCTGTACACAAAAATAAAAATATGTCTATTAATTCTTTTGAAGACATTCGTAGGGTATTTTTACAATTTGGTGTTAATCCCGAACAATACGATTTGTTTTGGAATAGTTCTTTTGTTAATAATTTGGTCAATCAACAACAGAAAGCAGTTGCTGATTTTAAATTGCGTGGTGTACCTGCTATTTTTGTCAATGGTAAGTATATGATAAAGAACGATGCTTTGGATACATCATCTGTAGATAAATATATTAAGCAATTTGGTGAATTGCTTAGTGTGCTTATTGAAAAATAG
- a CDS encoding MarR family winged helix-turn-helix transcriptional regulator: MNKNIDICAIVESLSKIYHQLRKEINGKLINEGLSISKMKILHLITTGKTSATDIKNYMGFSSRTVVTVLDALEKEDMLRRKQSPTDRRVKYVNITEKGQVKLHAAEKIHKIILNKIFESLSEKQLKNFKEVCNVLESQKK; this comes from the coding sequence ATGAACAAAAACATAGATATTTGCGCAATAGTAGAATCTTTATCTAAAATTTATCACCAATTACGTAAAGAAATAAACGGCAAACTAATTAATGAAGGACTTTCAATATCAAAAATGAAAATATTACATCTTATTACTACTGGAAAAACCAGTGCAACAGATATCAAAAATTATATGGGATTCTCATCGCGAACAGTAGTCACTGTATTAGATGCATTAGAAAAAGAAGACATGTTAAGAAGAAAGCAAAGTCCAACTGACCGTAGAGTAAAATACGTAAATATAACAGAAAAAGGTCAAGTAAAACTACATGCTGCAGAAAAAATCCATAAAATAATTCTAAATAAAATATTTGAATCTTTGTCTGAAAAACAACTGAAAAATTTCAAAGAAGTATGTAACGTTCTTGAATCACAAAAAAAATGA
- the gmk gene encoding guanylate kinase, with product MKTGIAYIISAPSGTGKSSLIDALINTQNESLTNIHIVTSYTTRNIRPGEINGKHYHFISTIQFKNMIQKNIFFEYTKTFNNYYGTSKSSIEPILKIGVDILLNIDWKGAQKVRNKIAKTCSIFIIPPSTEELERRLRNRNQKEKEKTIIQRTKHANNELNHIKEYDYLIVNDNFNIALSNLRRIILAEKIKTIHQKSNKIN from the coding sequence ATGAAAACAGGAATCGCATACATTATTTCCGCTCCAAGCGGAACTGGAAAATCTAGTTTAATTGATGCATTAATAAACACACAAAACGAATCATTGACTAATATACATATAGTCACATCATATACAACACGCAATATCAGACCTGGAGAAATTAATGGCAAACATTATCATTTCATATCAACAATACAATTCAAAAACATGATACAAAAAAATATTTTTTTTGAATATACAAAAACATTTAATAACTATTACGGTACTTCTAAAAGTTCTATCGAACCAATCTTAAAGATAGGAGTAGATATTCTTTTAAATATCGATTGGAAAGGAGCTCAAAAAGTTCGTAATAAAATAGCAAAAACTTGCAGCATTTTTATTATACCCCCTTCTACAGAAGAACTTGAACGAAGATTAAGAAACCGAAATCAAAAAGAAAAAGAAAAAACAATAATTCAAAGAACAAAACATGCAAATAATGAACTTAATCATATTAAAGAATACGACTATTTAATTGTTAATGATAATTTTAATATTGCATTATCCAATCTAAGACGCATAATATTAGCCGAAAAAATAAAAACAATACACCAAAAATCAAACAAAATAAATTAA
- the ubiB gene encoding ubiquinone biosynthesis regulatory protein kinase UbiB codes for MVFNKCYRLYCIMRVIFNYGLIEYIPKNKLILPFRIFYKLFFWVPNKYPNLLFGERLRLAFQELGPVWVKFGQMLSTRRDIFPSIISDQLSILQDQVEPFDGVLARSYIEHIMGRPLEMWFDNFEENPLASASISQVHVAKLKQNGKEVVIKVIRPDILPVIKSDISLMYKLANWIPKLFSKGKRLRFLEVVMEYEKIIFNELNLLYEMSNTIRLRHNFRKSAILYIPEVYPDYCSKNMMVMERIYGISINKKLMLQKQGIDMKLLAERSIQIFFVQIFRDSFFHGDMHPGNIFVSYNNPRDPQFICIDCGIVGSLNKKDKYYLAANFIAFLNRDYKKVAELHIASGWAPSSTNIEEFESAIRMVFEPLFEKPLENISLSYILLNLLNTARCFDMEVQPQLVLLQKSLLYIEGMVRQLYPKLDLWKTTKPFFENWMKEQASISIFFRNLKDKVPYWSEKLPEIPELIYDVVKDHKILHKKINEVAIELNIYRIKQGQSWFLFGIGSTLILIGIFLYIQGNTINVLYFSFLFLGLVSWIFGWRKLCN; via the coding sequence ATGGTTTTTAATAAATGTTACCGTTTGTATTGTATAATGCGTGTAATATTTAATTATGGTTTAATAGAATATATCCCAAAGAATAAATTAATTTTGCCGTTTCGTATATTTTATAAATTATTTTTTTGGGTACCAAATAAATATCCTAACCTATTGTTTGGTGAACGTTTGCGTTTAGCTTTTCAAGAACTTGGTCCAGTATGGGTTAAATTTGGCCAAATGCTTTCTACTCGTAGAGATATTTTTCCTTCTATTATTTCTGATCAATTGTCTATTTTACAGGATCAAGTTGAACCTTTTGATGGTGTATTAGCTCGATCGTATATTGAACACATTATGGGGCGACCTTTGGAAATGTGGTTTGATAATTTTGAAGAAAATCCATTAGCTTCTGCTTCTATATCTCAAGTTCATGTTGCTAAATTGAAGCAAAATGGGAAAGAAGTAGTTATTAAAGTGATTCGACCAGATATATTACCAGTTATTAAATCAGATATAAGTTTGATGTATAAATTAGCTAATTGGATACCTAAATTATTTTCTAAAGGGAAACGTTTAAGATTTTTAGAAGTTGTAATGGAATATGAAAAAATTATTTTTAATGAATTAAATTTGTTATATGAAATGTCGAATACGATTCGATTACGTCATAATTTCAGAAAAAGTGCAATTTTATATATACCTGAAGTTTATCCTGATTATTGTAGTAAAAATATGATGGTTATGGAGCGTATTTATGGAATATCTATCAATAAGAAATTGATGTTACAAAAACAAGGGATTGATATGAAACTATTAGCAGAGCGTAGTATTCAGATTTTCTTTGTTCAAATATTTCGTGATAGTTTTTTCCATGGTGATATGCATCCTGGTAATATTTTTGTGAGTTATAATAATCCTAGAGATCCTCAATTTATCTGTATTGATTGTGGTATTGTAGGATCTTTGAATAAGAAAGATAAATATTATTTGGCTGCAAATTTTATTGCTTTTTTGAATCGTGATTATAAAAAAGTTGCAGAATTACATATTGCTTCTGGATGGGCTCCTTCGTCTACTAATATTGAGGAATTTGAAAGCGCTATTCGTATGGTATTTGAGCCTTTGTTTGAAAAGCCTTTGGAAAATATTTCATTAAGTTATATTTTATTAAATTTATTAAATACAGCTAGATGTTTTGATATGGAGGTTCAACCTCAATTAGTATTGTTACAGAAGTCATTACTGTATATTGAAGGTATGGTTCGTCAATTATACCCTAAATTAGACTTATGGAAGACAACTAAACCATTTTTTGAAAATTGGATGAAAGAACAAGCAAGCATATCAATATTTTTTCGTAATTTAAAAGATAAAGTTCCTTATTGGAGTGAGAAGTTACCAGAAATACCTGAACTTATTTATGATGTTGTTAAGGATCATAAAATTTTGCATAAGAAAATTAATGAGGTAGCAATCGAATTGAATATATATCGTATCAAGCAAGGACAGTCGTGGTTTTTATTCGGTATTGGATCTACTTTAATACTGATTGGTATTTTTTTATATATTCAAGGCAATACTATTAATGTGTTGTATTTCAGTTTTTTATTTTTAGGCTTAGTAAGTTGGATTTTTGGTTGGAGAAAATTATGTAATTAA
- the rmuC gene encoding DNA recombination protein RmuC: MEVHYKIWIFCFCCIFISVIFGYLIGWLIATFVQQKRFLKKENQYVNHEQVLKATLRDLEAELNLCHQMELQYKQKDHLLSDFQKKLFIAEERVASLACLRQEYDNLNNELKVQLNINNCQEAELKIALARLEDIKSVIEERERLLVNDKESFTTQFENLANRIVERNNSSMDKQNKLSLEKLLIPLREQIDNFRQLIQESFYKEERERHTLSHEVHNLQNLSVKMFQETINLTKALKGNNKIQGSWGEMILHKVLESSGMREGYEFHTQAQFKQDDGRKSQPDVVVHLPKDKDVIIDSKMSLVAYERYFNGIDEMDRQSALEAHINSLKSHIKLLGKKNYEQLIGLRSLDFVLLFVPIETALVIAIDACPELINEALSRNIILVGPSTLLVALRIINNIWRYEYQNRNAQKIAKKASRLYDKIRLFVDDFNKIGLSIDKLQANYQLAKKKLFEGTANIISQVEGFRCLGVEVKNPIITDNLESVILTTGNSCNKDLLEKKSVQENIK; this comes from the coding sequence GTGGAGGTTCATTATAAAATTTGGATTTTTTGTTTTTGTTGTATTTTTATTTCTGTGATTTTTGGTTATCTAATTGGTTGGTTAATAGCTACCTTTGTACAACAAAAACGTTTTTTAAAGAAAGAAAATCAGTATGTTAATCATGAGCAAGTTTTAAAAGCAACATTGCGGGATTTAGAGGCTGAATTAAATTTATGTCATCAAATGGAGCTACAGTATAAACAAAAAGACCATTTGTTATCTGATTTTCAAAAAAAGTTATTTATTGCTGAAGAGCGTGTAGCTTCTTTAGCTTGTTTACGGCAGGAATATGATAATCTTAATAATGAGTTAAAAGTTCAACTTAATATCAATAATTGTCAAGAAGCTGAACTTAAGATAGCACTTGCACGTTTGGAAGATATTAAGTCAGTAATTGAAGAAAGAGAAAGGTTATTAGTGAATGATAAAGAAAGTTTTACAACACAATTTGAAAATTTAGCTAATCGTATCGTTGAACGCAATAATTCTAGCATGGATAAGCAGAATAAATTGAGTCTTGAAAAATTGTTAATTCCTCTTCGTGAACAAATAGATAATTTTCGTCAATTAATACAAGAAAGTTTTTATAAAGAAGAGCGTGAAAGGCATACTTTATCGCATGAAGTACATAATTTACAAAATTTAAGTGTAAAAATGTTTCAGGAAACAATTAATTTAACTAAAGCTTTAAAAGGTAATAATAAGATACAAGGAAGTTGGGGGGAAATGATTTTACATAAGGTTCTTGAATCATCCGGTATGCGAGAGGGATATGAATTTCATACTCAAGCACAATTTAAACAAGATGATGGTCGTAAGTCACAGCCTGATGTGGTAGTACATTTACCTAAAGATAAGGATGTTATTATTGATTCAAAGATGTCTTTAGTGGCTTATGAACGATATTTTAATGGCATAGATGAAATGGATCGCCAGTCAGCTCTTGAAGCACATATTAATTCTTTGAAATCCCATATTAAATTATTAGGTAAAAAAAATTATGAACAATTAATAGGTTTACGAAGTCTTGATTTTGTTTTATTGTTTGTTCCAATAGAAACTGCTCTTGTGATTGCGATAGATGCATGTCCAGAATTGATTAATGAGGCATTATCTCGTAACATTATATTAGTTGGTCCAAGTACGTTATTAGTGGCATTACGAATTATTAATAATATATGGCGTTATGAATATCAAAATCGTAACGCGCAAAAGATAGCAAAAAAAGCATCACGTTTATATGATAAAATACGTTTGTTTGTTGATGATTTTAATAAAATTGGTTTAAGTATTGATAAATTGCAAGCTAATTATCAATTAGCTAAGAAAAAATTGTTTGAGGGAACTGCTAATATTATTAGTCAAGTTGAGGGATTTCGTTGTTTAGGTGTAGAAGTTAAAAATCCTATTATTACTGATAATTTAGAGAGTGTTATTTTAACAACAGGTAATTCTTGTAATAAAGATCTTCTTGAGAAGAAAAGTGTTCAAGAGAATATTAAATAG
- the ubiD gene encoding 4-hydroxy-3-polyprenylbenzoate decarboxylase — MSSNKNLRNFISALEKSGDLKIIDLPIDPYLEITEIAKRTLENEGPALLFNYPKNYNMPVLCNLFGTVNRIILGMGQKNIEDLRDIGKLLAFLKEPKPPQGLRDLFDQFPKFRRIFHMRVKRLNTASCQEEIYQSQNVDLNCLPIMHCWPRDVSPVITWGLTITRGLRRTRQNIGIYRQQVLAKNKLIMRWLPNRGGALDFKEWLEHCPGKRFPVTVSLGADPATLLAAVVPVPDKLSEYALAGLFRGSKTEVVKCVSCDLEVPASSEVILEGYIEKGITSIEGPFGDHTGYYNSTDFFPVFTVTHLTQRHNAIYHSTYTGRPPDEPSRIGMIMNEIFIPILQNKFPEIIDFYLPPEGCSYRIALVRIQKYYLGHARQIMLGIWSFLRQFMYTKFIIICDDDIDIRNWKDVIWSISTRVDPFRDIMILESMPIDYLDFASPISGLGSKLGMDATNKWPGETQREWGIPIKMDKKVCDYVDSIWDELDILKVK; from the coding sequence ATGAGTTCAAATAAAAATTTGCGTAATTTCATTTCTGCATTAGAAAAATCAGGAGATTTAAAAATTATCGATTTACCAATTGATCCTTATTTAGAAATAACAGAAATCGCAAAACGTACTTTGGAAAATGAAGGGCCTGCGTTATTATTTAATTATCCTAAAAATTACAACATGCCTGTCCTCTGCAATTTATTTGGTACTGTTAATAGGATTATTTTGGGCATGGGTCAAAAGAATATTGAAGATTTACGTGATATAGGCAAATTGTTAGCTTTTTTAAAGGAGCCAAAACCACCTCAAGGATTGCGTGATTTGTTTGATCAATTTCCTAAATTTCGTCGTATTTTTCATATGAGAGTGAAACGTTTAAATACAGCTTCTTGTCAAGAAGAAATTTATCAAAGTCAAAATGTTGATTTAAATTGCCTTCCAATTATGCATTGTTGGCCAAGAGATGTATCTCCGGTAATTACTTGGGGATTGACTATTACTCGCGGTTTAAGAAGAACAAGACAAAATATTGGTATTTATCGTCAACAGGTTTTAGCTAAAAATAAATTGATTATGAGATGGTTGCCTAATCGAGGAGGGGCTTTGGATTTCAAAGAATGGTTAGAGCATTGCCCTGGGAAAAGATTTCCTGTGACAGTATCTTTAGGGGCAGATCCGGCTACTTTATTAGCTGCGGTTGTGCCTGTTCCTGATAAATTATCAGAGTATGCTTTAGCTGGGTTATTTCGTGGTTCTAAAACTGAAGTAGTGAAGTGCGTTTCATGTGATCTTGAAGTTCCAGCTAGTTCTGAAGTTATATTAGAAGGTTATATTGAAAAAGGAATAACTTCTATAGAAGGACCATTTGGCGATCATACTGGTTATTATAATAGCACCGATTTTTTTCCTGTTTTTACCGTTACTCATCTTACTCAAAGACACAATGCTATTTATCATTCTACTTATACTGGACGTCCTCCTGATGAACCTTCTAGAATTGGAATGATAATGAACGAAATTTTTATACCTATTTTGCAAAATAAATTTCCTGAAATTATTGATTTTTATTTACCTCCTGAGGGATGTTCTTATAGAATTGCATTAGTTAGAATTCAGAAATATTATTTAGGTCATGCTAGGCAAATCATGTTGGGTATTTGGTCTTTTTTGCGTCAATTTATGTATACTAAGTTTATTATTATCTGTGATGATGATATTGATATTCGTAATTGGAAAGATGTAATTTGGTCGATTAGTACTCGTGTAGATCCTTTTCGAGATATTATGATTCTTGAGTCAATGCCTATTGATTATCTTGATTTTGCTTCTCCTATATCTGGTTTAGGTTCTAAATTAGGAATGGATGCTACTAATAAATGGCCTGGTGAAACTCAACGTGAATGGGGTATTCCTATTAAAATGGATAAGAAAGTTTGTGATTATGTTGATAGTATTTGGGATGAGTTAGATATTTTAAAAGTTAAGTAA
- the polA gene encoding DNA polymerase I, whose product MIDHPLIIVDGSFYLHRAYHAFPILVNSAKEPVWVIYGVLSMLKKILINYKPEYMVVVFDSGGQTFRNFLFDKYKINRAKMPNDLYVQIKPLCKLIRAMGIPLIMESNIEADDIIGTLSLFATRLKRKVLIFSNDKDMAQLVSTMVTVVNTTSNIMLDPKEVELKFGVPPCSIVDYLSLVGDSSDNIPGVPNIGEKTARILLHNFGNLDGIYSHLSEISILKFRGSKSVEINLRNHRAMAFLSYKLASIKTDLVLDINSCNQLLLHEPNVVMLMSLFKRYDFKNWLQDIENNKWLVGCKNAILGFRDVLNISPLPKSSNRQQLQKTFDIDYQIIYNMQLFSQCVTQIRSVKLFAFDIVIDSLDVSAANLVGIFLSVVSGKVLYLPMSKFFIVNDDINNDFIRLDYIQVLVELKSIFEDSDIDKVGYDLKIDYSVFKRYNIYLLNRVFDIRIEFYLLYGIFQINNLAKFADDDIVQRMLVFQKNNREKKFNKFLLSGTFNQDLFYSIVKHFSLILDLHKKLWPKIIQDLNLKKIFEEIEMPLISVLSHIECIGVLVDKTILNSYSLELKDRISKLEICAHKLANESFNLSSVKELRRILYLKQKIPVLKKTPLGFPSTNEEVLKKLSSKYPISKIILKYRNLVKLKSVYADRLPTMINQKSKRIHTSYHQTMTSTGRLSSTNPNLQNIPIRNNDGRRVRQAFVVPPDYLMLSVDYSQIELRVMAHLSNDKELLSVFLSDQDVHCITASELFVTSLDRVTDDQRYRAKIINFGLIYGMTAFGLANQLSVTRMEAQHYIDVYFARYPGIKKYMKFICKQINTYGYVTTIEGRKLYISDFNLNVKKYKKNIERAAINAPVQGSAADIVKRAMLVIDSYLCKESIPAHMIIQVHDELIFEIHRDVVLDFIPRVKELMENCFLLSVPLKVKVSVGKNWSQVY is encoded by the coding sequence ATGATTGATCATCCGTTAATTATTGTAGATGGTTCTTTTTATCTCCATCGAGCTTATCATGCTTTTCCTATTTTGGTGAATAGTGCTAAAGAGCCAGTTTGGGTGATATATGGCGTCTTGAGTATGTTAAAAAAAATTTTGATTAATTATAAGCCAGAATATATGGTTGTAGTATTTGATTCTGGTGGTCAGACTTTTCGTAATTTTTTATTTGATAAATATAAAATTAATAGAGCAAAAATGCCAAATGATTTATATGTTCAAATAAAACCATTATGTAAGTTGATTAGAGCTATGGGTATACCATTAATAATGGAATCCAACATAGAAGCTGATGATATCATAGGTACTTTATCTTTATTTGCAACACGTTTGAAAAGAAAAGTTTTAATTTTTAGTAATGATAAAGATATGGCCCAATTAGTTTCTACGATGGTGACTGTAGTAAATACTACATCGAATATTATGTTGGATCCTAAAGAAGTAGAATTAAAATTTGGTGTACCTCCTTGTTCTATAGTAGATTATTTATCATTAGTTGGAGATTCGTCAGATAATATTCCTGGCGTACCGAATATAGGCGAAAAAACGGCTAGAATTTTATTACATAATTTTGGTAATTTAGATGGTATATATAGTCATTTATCAGAGATATCTATTCTAAAATTTCGTGGCTCTAAAAGTGTAGAGATTAATTTAAGAAATCATCGAGCAATGGCGTTTCTTTCGTATAAATTAGCTTCTATTAAAACTGATTTGGTTCTAGATATTAATTCATGCAATCAATTATTGTTACATGAACCTAATGTTGTAATGTTGATGTCGTTATTTAAACGTTATGATTTTAAAAATTGGTTACAGGATATTGAAAATAATAAATGGTTAGTTGGGTGTAAAAATGCTATTCTGGGTTTTCGAGATGTTTTGAATATTTCTCCGCTTCCCAAATCTTCAAATCGGCAACAGTTACAAAAGACATTTGATATAGATTATCAAATAATTTATAATATGCAGTTATTTTCCCAGTGTGTCACTCAGATTCGTAGTGTTAAATTATTTGCATTTGATATTGTGATAGATAGTTTGGATGTTTCAGCAGCTAATTTAGTGGGTATTTTTTTATCTGTAGTTTCTGGTAAAGTTTTATATTTACCTATGTCTAAATTTTTTATTGTTAATGATGATATTAATAATGATTTTATTAGATTAGATTATATACAAGTTTTAGTAGAGTTGAAATCTATATTTGAAGATTCTGATATAGATAAAGTTGGTTATGATTTAAAAATTGATTATAGTGTATTTAAGCGATATAACATTTATTTATTGAATAGAGTTTTTGATATTCGTATAGAGTTTTATTTATTGTATGGTATTTTCCAAATTAATAATTTAGCTAAATTTGCGGATGATGATATAGTACAGAGAATGCTTGTTTTTCAGAAAAATAACCGTGAAAAAAAATTTAATAAATTTTTATTATCTGGCACCTTTAATCAAGATCTTTTTTATTCTATAGTTAAACATTTTAGTCTAATTTTAGATTTACATAAAAAATTATGGCCTAAAATTATACAAGACCTTAATTTGAAAAAAATATTTGAAGAAATAGAAATGCCTTTAATATCAGTATTGTCTCACATTGAATGTATTGGGGTATTAGTTGATAAAACTATTCTTAACAGTTATTCCTTAGAATTGAAAGATCGTATTAGTAAATTAGAAATTTGTGCTCATAAGTTAGCGAATGAATCATTTAATTTATCTTCGGTTAAAGAATTGCGAAGAATTTTATATTTGAAACAAAAAATACCAGTTTTAAAAAAAACTCCTCTGGGTTTTCCATCTACTAACGAAGAAGTTTTAAAAAAATTATCTTCGAAATATCCTATATCTAAGATTATCTTGAAATATCGTAATTTAGTTAAGTTAAAATCTGTTTATGCTGATAGGTTGCCTACGATGATTAATCAAAAATCTAAACGCATTCATACTTCTTATCATCAGACTATGACAAGTACTGGTCGTTTGTCATCTACTAATCCAAATTTACAAAATATTCCTATTAGGAATAATGATGGACGACGAGTTAGACAAGCGTTTGTTGTTCCTCCTGATTATTTGATGTTATCAGTTGATTATTCACAGATTGAATTACGAGTTATGGCTCATTTATCTAATGATAAAGAATTGTTGAGTGTTTTTCTTTCAGATCAAGATGTTCATTGTATTACTGCATCTGAATTGTTTGTGACTTCTTTAGATAGAGTTACTGATGATCAACGTTATAGAGCTAAAATTATTAATTTTGGTTTAATTTATGGGATGACTGCTTTTGGTTTAGCAAATCAATTATCTGTAACACGTATGGAAGCTCAGCATTATATAGATGTTTATTTTGCTCGTTATCCAGGTATTAAGAAATATATGAAATTTATTTGCAAACAAATTAATACTTATGGATATGTTACTACTATTGAGGGTCGAAAATTATATATTTCAGATTTTAATTTAAATGTTAAAAAATATAAGAAAAATATTGAACGTGCAGCAATTAATGCTCCTGTACAAGGTAGTGCTGCTGATATAGTTAAACGTGCAATGTTAGTCATCGATAGTTATTTATGTAAGGAATCAATTCCAGCACATATGATTATTCAGGTTCATGATGAATTAATATTTGAAATACATCGTGATGTAGTTCTTGATTTTATTCCACGTGTTAAAGAATTAATGGAAAATTGTTTTTTATTGTCTGTTCCATTGAAAGTTAAAGTTAGTGTTGGTAAAAATTGGAGTCAGGTATACTAG